TGGATCTCGGACGCCTCGATCCTGCTTCCTCGACGTTGGATCTGCTGGCTTACGCAGACCTGACTCTGATCGTCGCCCGGCCCAACCTGGCCGAGATCACGCGGTTGGCTGCGCGTATCGCGACGATCAAGCAGTATGCCCGAGACCCGGAGGCGGTTTCGCTCGTGCTGTCCGGCACCGGCTATCCAGCCGATGCGGTCGCCGAGTCACAGCAAACCCCCGTGCTCGCCGTCCTGCCGCGCGACGAAGCGTGCGCCGGTGTGCTCTCCGGGAGCTTGACCATGCGAAGGGGCCTTGATCGCACTCGTCTGGCGCGGGCTGCACGCACGCTCGGCCACGTCGTCATTCAACGACAGGGTGCGCTCGTGTCCGCCAACGCCAGGCCCGTGTCGAAGGAGGCTGACGCATGAGCGGGATGGGTCTTCACTCCGCCGCAGTTGAGGACGCACTCGCCCGTAGCGTCCAGAAGTCGGTCGGTCGGATCCTGGCCGCAACGGACGAACCGTTGCCCCGAGCCGAACTTGAGGTTCGTGCGCGCGAGCTGATCCGCGAGGCGCTGGACGCCAACACCCGTCAGGCGCTGGCGAACGGCACAGACGTTCTCGATCGGCTCGCCGAGGACCGGGTGGCCGGGCTCGTGTTCGCTGGACTTTTCGGGCTGGGGCGGTTCCAGGCGCTGCTTGACGACGAGAGCGTGGAGAACATCGCGGTCAACGGGTGTGACGAGGTATTCGTCACCTACGTCGGCGGACGTCGTGAACTTCATCCGCCCGTCGCGGCCAGTGATGACGAGCTGGTCGACATGATCCGGCTGATCGGCTCGCGCCTCGGCCACGACGAGCGGCGCTTCGACCGGGCCAACCCGTCGCTCAATATCCAACTACCGGATGGGAGCCGACTGTTCGCGGTGATGGGCGTCTCGAAGCGCCCGTCGGTCGCCATCCGCCGGCACCGGTTCGAGAAGGTCTCGCTGGACGACCTGGCGGGGATGGGCACCGTTGACCCAGAGCTGGCTGAGGTCCTCGCGGCCCTGGTGCTCGCTCGTGCCAACATCCTGATCGCGGGCGGTACGAACGCGGGCAAGACCACGTTCCTGCGCGGCTTATCGAGCGCGATTCCGGGGCACGAGCGGCTGATCACGATCGAGGACACCTACGAGCTGAACCTGCATGCTGATCGTGACGCTCATCCCGATGTCGTCGCCATGCAGGCGCGCGAGGCCAACCTCGAAGGTGCGGGCGCGGTCACCCAGGCCGACCTGGTGCGTATGGGGCTGCGGATGAGCCCGGACCGTGTGATCGTCGGCGAGTGCCGGGGCGATGAGATCGTCCCGATGCTCAATGCGATGTCGCAGGGCAACGACGGCTCGATGGCCACGATCCACGCCTCCTCCTCGGCCGGCGCGTTCGGCAAGCTCGCCGCCTACGCCGCCCAGGCCCCCGAGCGCCTCGATGTGCCCACCGTCAACCTACTGATCGCTAACGCGGTCAACGTCGTCATCCACATCAAGGCTCTGAAGGACGGCACCCGCGTGGTCTCCTCCGTGCG
This genomic window from Actinospica robiniae DSM 44927 contains:
- a CDS encoding CpaF family protein, which translates into the protein MSGMGLHSAAVEDALARSVQKSVGRILAATDEPLPRAELEVRARELIREALDANTRQALANGTDVLDRLAEDRVAGLVFAGLFGLGRFQALLDDESVENIAVNGCDEVFVTYVGGRRELHPPVAASDDELVDMIRLIGSRLGHDERRFDRANPSLNIQLPDGSRLFAVMGVSKRPSVAIRRHRFEKVSLDDLAGMGTVDPELAEVLAALVLARANILIAGGTNAGKTTFLRGLSSAIPGHERLITIEDTYELNLHADRDAHPDVVAMQAREANLEGAGAVTQADLVRMGLRMSPDRVIVGECRGDEIVPMLNAMSQGNDGSMATIHASSSAGAFGKLAAYAAQAPERLDVPTVNLLIANAVNVVIHIKALKDGTRVVSSVREVVGAEGYQMISNETYRPGRDGRAMPGAPWTTAMAERLIDAGLPPELAAHRAGWSR